From the genome of Candidatus Binatus sp.:
GGTAAGGTTGACGACACTGAAAAGATAGACGTGGCCGACGGCTACGCACAGGTTTTTCCTGAGCACAAGTTCAAAATCGTAAAGGCCCTTCAGGCGGGTGGACATATCGTCGGAATGACCGGTGACGGCGTCAACGACGCTCCCGCGCTCAAACAGGCTGATTGCGGAATCGCGGTAAGCGGCGCGACCGACGCCGCTCGTGCGGCCTCGGATCTGGTGCTCACGGCGACCGGTCTCTCTGTAATCACCGCCGCCATTTCAGAAGCACGCAAGATATTCGAACGCATGAACAGCTATGCAATCTACCGGATATCCGAAACCATCCGCGTACTGCTCTTCATGACGCTCGCGATTGTGGTGTTTAACTTCTACCCGGTAACCGCAGTCATGATCGTGCTCATCGCGGTCCTCAATGACTTCCCGATCATGATGATCGCCTACGACAACACCATCGTAGCTCCACGCCCGGTGCGCTGGGACATGGAACGCGTACTCACGGTAAGCTCGGTTCTCGGCGTGATGGGAGTTATCTCTGCATTCGGCCTTTTCTGGATCGCAGAGAAATACCTTCACCTGCCCCGGCCCATGGTTCAGAGCCTTATCTTCCTCAAGCTGTTGGTCGCCGGTCACCTCACCATTTACATCACGCGAAGCGTGGGAACGTTTTGGCAGCGCCCGTGGCCCAATTGGCGCCTGGTCGTTGCCTGCGAAACAACCCAGGTCATCGGAACCCTGGCCGCGGTCTACGGATGGGGCATGACGCCGCTGGGATGGAAGTACGCACTGTTACTGTGGGGCTATGCGCTCGTATGGTTTTTCATCAACGACATGGTGAAGGTTGAGGTTTACCGCCTGATGCATCTGGGGACGGCACGCCATCAGCGCCACTTGGCCAGAGTCAACGCCAGCCTTCATCCAGCCGGAGAGCCCGCCAAGCAGGCGGCTCGGACCGCTTAAGGGCAGCCCTGGCGCTGAAGGGATATCAGCCGATGCAGTCCTACAATGAAAATCAAAGACGTTGGGCAATCATCTTGGCGGGCGGAGAAGGAAAGCGCCTATCTTTGCTGACGCAGCGGATAGCCGGTGACGGCAGGCCGAAACAGTTCTGCCCTGTGCTCGGCGATTCATCGTTGATCGAGCAAACGCGTCGTCGCGTTTGCCTGTCCGTCGCGGACGACCACACCCTAGTCGTGGTGACTCGCGCGCATGAGCTTTATTACGGACCCCTGCTCGCAGATATACGGCAGCGAAATCTCGTGATTCAGCCCGACAACCGTGGCACCGGCGCAGCGATCCTCTATTCGCTGCTCCGATTGTCAAAATTGGAGCCCACCGCATACGTAGCGTTGTTTCCTTCGGATCACTTCGTAAGCGACGATCGTCATTTCATGCGCCACGTCGATCAGGCCTTCGACGCCGTCAGATCCAGGCCCGAACTGACGGTGTTACTGGGCATCGCCGCGGACCGAGGCGAAACTGCGTACGGCTGGATCGAACCCGGGCAGCCTATAGGCACTGCGCATGCGAACATTTTCGACGTTCATCAGTTCTGGGAGAAACCGTCTGCGGAATTGGCCAAACGACTTCTGGATCGCGGTTGCCTGTGGAATAGCTTCATAATGGTGGCTCGATTATCCACGCTTATGGGATTCGTCATGTTGACGGTGCCGGAACTCTATCGCTCCTTTGCTCGCGTAAGTTCGAGCCTGCTTACGACCTCAGAGGAACGAACTGTCGAGCGCATGTACGCCTCGATAGATGCTACGGACTTCTCTCATGACGTGTTGGCCAGGCGTTCGACCAATCTTGCGGTGCTTCCAGTTCGAGGATGCGAGTGGAGCGATCTCGGCGAACCAGCGCGCGTAATCGACGTCTTGAGCCGTCTGAAAATCCAACCTCGATGGAACGCGGCCTGATCCATGGCGGCGATTTAAGGAGCACTCATCGCGATGAAATGGCCGGCAGGATTCGAACCTGACAACTCATCGGTGTACGCGCGCAATGAAATTGCGATTGCCGCCCCGCCTGAGCGCGTATGGCGATGGCTCATTCGCGCCGCCAAGTGGCCGCAATGGTACAGCAACAGCGCCAACGTGAATTTCATTCGCGGCAATCCACCCGAACTCGCGCCCGACACCGAATTTCGATGGAAGACGTTTGGCGCCACCGTCGCCAGCCGCGTGATCGTCTTCGAACCGCCGCATGAACTCGGATGGGACGCGCATGGGGTGCTGAGCGCCTATCACGGCTAGCTTATCGAACCCGATGGCGGCGGCGGATGCCGCGTCATCACCGAGGAATGCCAGAACGGCCTCGTGCCGAAGTTCGCGTGGTGGTATCTGCGCCCGATGCTCGAGCGCGGGCATCAGAACTGGGTCGAGAGCCTCAAGCGCGTTGCCGAAGGCGGAGAGCCGTCGTAGCGATCGCCAGGCGTCGCGCTAGTCGTCCGCCAGGATAACTTCGAAGGCGGCGCTGTTGTCGCGGATGATTCCCATCGACGCGAGAAATCGTCCCAGCCGAAGCACCGGAATCACGAACCAGTACTTGCGCTCGACCAAGCCATTCACTTTCTCGCGTTCCTGCGTATCCGTAATCGCGCGCACGTCGCCGTTGAAAACTTCGTCGCCGACCCGAAGCGAGATGGCGGGTCGCACCTTCACATTGCGCACCCAGTTGCGCGCGGCATTTGCCGAGACCAGGTATAGCCGGTCGTCATCGACCAGGTACCAGATAGTCACTTCGTAGGGGCGGCCGGTTTTGCGTCCATAATGAGTCAGACGCAGCGTCTGCCTGTCCCCGACCCGGCGCAGCCGTTGGAAGGATTTCGATGCCATCGTCATGCACCTCGAGTTCGACGCGCAGCCTGGCCAGTTCGCCCCGCACCTGGCTCCGTGGCGAGATTATTATTCGCGCAGCCGGTTACTGAGTAACAGTTTCCATCACGCGTCCGCTGGCGCCATCCACGAAATCGACTTCGACCGGCGATGAAATGTTGTTGTCTTTCTCGGCCTTGTGGATTTTTAACTTCAGCTCGGCCAGGAACGTTTCTTTCGCATTCGGAGGCATCTGGTCCATCGGAAAGCTGTCCATCAGGACCCTGGCCTTGAGCTGGTCGGGCCACTGGACGGAGCCGACCTTCGGTCCCGCGATTGGCAACCCCCTGATCATCTGCTCGACCGCGCCGTGAAAATCCTTCGCTCCGGCCGCTGGCGCAGCCGCGGGCGAGCCGGAGGGTTGCTCCGCCGCCGCTACAGACGCCG
Proteins encoded in this window:
- a CDS encoding sugar phosphate nucleotidyltransferase — its product is MAGGEGKRLSLLTQRIAGDGRPKQFCPVLGDSSLIEQTRRRVCLSVADDHTLVVVTRAHELYYGPLLADIRQRNLVIQPDNRGTGAAILYSLLRLSKLEPTAYVALFPSDHFVSDDRHFMRHVDQAFDAVRSRPELTVLLGIAADRGETAYGWIEPGQPIGTAHANIFDVHQFWEKPSAELAKRLLDRGCLWNSFIMVARLSTLMGFVMLTVPELYRSFARVSSSLLTTSEERTVERMYASIDATDFSHDVLARRSTNLAVLPVRGCEWSDLGEPARVIDVLSRLKIQPRWNAA
- a CDS encoding SRPBCC family protein, with the protein product MKWPAGFEPDNSSVYARNEIAIAAPPERVWRWLIRAAKWPQWYSNSANVNFIRGNPPELAPDTEFRWKTFGATVASRVIVFEPPHELGWDAHGVLSAYHG
- a CDS encoding nitroreductase family deazaflavin-dependent oxidoreductase — protein: MASKSFQRLRRVGDRQTLRLTHYGRKTGRPYEVTIWYLVDDDRLYLVSANAARNWVRNVKVRPAISLRVGDEVFNGDVRAITDTQEREKVNGLVERKYWFVIPVLRLGRFLASMGIIRDNSAAFEVILADD